From the Chitinivorax sp. PXF-14 genome, one window contains:
- a CDS encoding DUF2249 domain-containing protein, whose protein sequence is MSHDCSLPQFVNGVYGFDARGVAKRFRHAAIFGALAALMPGETMRFCNDHDPIPLLNQINQHFGDNVTIEYVARNPGEIVIDFKVVA, encoded by the coding sequence ATGTCTCACGATTGCTCCCTTCCCCAGTTCGTTAACGGCGTCTACGGTTTCGATGCGCGCGGCGTCGCCAAGCGCTTCCGCCACGCCGCGATCTTCGGCGCGCTCGCCGCGCTGATGCCGGGCGAGACCATGCGTTTTTGCAACGACCATGACCCGATCCCGCTGCTGAACCAGATCAACCAGCATTTCGGCGACAACGTCACGATCGAGTACGTGGCACGCAACCCCGGTGAAATCGTGATTGATTTCAAGGTCGTTGCCTGA